A window of the Vigna angularis cultivar LongXiaoDou No.4 chromosome 3, ASM1680809v1, whole genome shotgun sequence genome harbors these coding sequences:
- the LOC108325512 gene encoding glutaredoxin-C11 — protein sequence MDRVRDLASKKAAVIFTKSSCYMCHSITQLFYELGASPAVHELDKDAYGREMEWALRSMGCNPSVPAVFIGGKFVGSSKDVISLHVDGSLKQMLMAAKAIWF from the coding sequence ATGGATAGAGTAAGAGACTTGGCGTCAAAGAAGGCAGCAGTTATATTCACCAAGAGTTCATGTTACATGTGCCACAGCATCACGCAACTCTTCTATGAGCTCGGAGCAAGCCCTGCGGTGCATGAGCTCGACAAGGATGCTTATGGGAGGGAAATGGAGTGGGCTTTGAGGAGCATGGGGTGTAACCCTTCGGTGCCTGCAGTCTTCATTGGTGGCAAATTTGTAGGCTCATCCAAGGATGTCATATCCCTCCATGTTGATGGTTCCCTCAAACAAATGCTTATGGCTGCCAAGGCCATATGGTTTTAG